The following are encoded together in the Streptomyces asoensis genome:
- a CDS encoding CGNR zinc finger domain-containing protein, producing MNDRSAAPGGLALIESLVNTLDVESGVDALDTPEGRARFGLPEHPAAAGNADDALAHARELRESLRAALLAHAGHPPHREVTPLGRLLAAAPLLVTVDEHDGSAALAPRDRAAAPLLSRTAAAVAEALIAGTWTRLKACEAVTCHWAYYDRSPAGRGRWCSMQVCGAREKMRRYRAK from the coding sequence ATGAATGACCGATCGGCCGCTCCCGGAGGCCTGGCCCTGATCGAGTCCCTGGTGAACACGCTGGACGTGGAGTCGGGCGTGGACGCCCTCGACACCCCCGAGGGCCGGGCCCGCTTCGGACTGCCGGAGCACCCGGCGGCCGCCGGGAACGCCGACGACGCGCTGGCACACGCCCGTGAGCTGCGGGAATCCCTGCGCGCGGCCCTGCTCGCGCACGCCGGCCACCCGCCGCACCGTGAGGTGACCCCGCTGGGACGGCTCCTCGCGGCGGCGCCCCTGCTGGTGACGGTCGACGAACACGACGGCTCGGCCGCCCTGGCGCCCCGGGACCGGGCCGCGGCCCCGCTGCTCTCCCGTACGGCCGCCGCCGTGGCGGAGGCGCTGATCGCGGGCACCTGGACCCGGCTGAAAGCCTGCGAGGCCGTCACCTGCCACTGGGCGTACTACGACCGCAGCCCGGCGGGCCGGGGCCGCTGGTGCTCGATGCAGGTGTGCGGGGCCCGCGAGAAGATGCGGCGGTACCGGGCGAAGTAG
- a CDS encoding VOC family protein, giving the protein MALAALGVVVLDCPDPGALAGFYAEVLGGSVEGEGDWVDLKVPGGQSLAFQAAPGHVAPAWPASGHSQQFHLDLTVDDLDEAERGVLALGAKPLDTDDRSRGWRVYADPAGHPFCLCRC; this is encoded by the coding sequence ATGGCTCTCGCCGCACTGGGTGTCGTCGTACTGGACTGTCCCGACCCGGGCGCGCTCGCCGGGTTCTACGCCGAGGTGCTGGGCGGCAGCGTCGAGGGCGAGGGGGACTGGGTGGACCTGAAGGTCCCCGGCGGACAGTCCCTGGCCTTCCAGGCCGCGCCCGGCCACGTGGCGCCCGCGTGGCCGGCGTCCGGGCACTCGCAGCAGTTCCACCTGGACCTGACCGTCGACGACCTGGACGAGGCCGAGCGGGGTGTGCTCGCGCTGGGCGCGAAGCCGCTCGATACCGATGACCGCTCGCGCGGGTGGCGTGTGTACGCGGATCCGGCCGGGCACCCGTTCTGCCTGTGCCGCTGCTGA
- a CDS encoding acyl-CoA thioesterase gives MTDQVTAADSGSTPDIPGKPTSASRTTLSHIMTHADTNLLGTVHGGVIMKLVDDAAGAVAGRHSGGPAVTASMDEMAFLEPVRVGDLVHVKAQVNWTGRTSMEVGVRVLAERWNESAPATQVGSAYLVFAAVDADGKPRAVPPVLPETERDERRYQEAQIRRTHRLARRRAIRELRERRTAEGFGD, from the coding sequence ATGACAGACCAGGTCACCGCGGCGGACTCGGGCAGCACCCCGGACATCCCGGGCAAGCCCACGTCCGCGTCCCGCACCACCCTCAGCCACATCATGACCCACGCCGACACCAACCTGCTGGGGACGGTGCACGGCGGCGTGATCATGAAGCTCGTCGACGACGCGGCGGGGGCGGTGGCCGGGCGGCATTCCGGCGGGCCCGCCGTCACCGCGTCCATGGACGAGATGGCCTTCCTGGAGCCGGTCCGCGTCGGCGACCTGGTCCATGTGAAGGCCCAGGTCAACTGGACCGGCCGGACCTCGATGGAAGTCGGCGTGCGGGTCCTCGCCGAACGCTGGAACGAGTCCGCCCCGGCCACCCAGGTCGGCTCCGCCTACCTGGTCTTCGCCGCCGTGGACGCCGACGGCAAGCCGCGGGCGGTCCCCCCGGTCCTGCCGGAGACGGAACGCGACGAGCGCCGCTACCAGGAGGCCCAGATCCGCCGCACCCACCGCCTGGCCCGCCGCCGCGCGATCAGGGAACTGCGCGAACGCCGGACGGCGGAAGGCTTCGGCGACTGA
- a CDS encoding LCP family protein has translation MNDWPEGRSDSDRGNRYGGGSANAQPESPRVMRQVRRGPAAPPRGAGVPPQPSYVNGQGYGDYTNAQNTGYDSGYSSGQVYGGGGDSGGPGSFDTRAPRPAPNWRRRIKWTAITVLTVLVVTSVGTYIWADGKLKREVDLSKVIDRPEGGDGTNYLIVGSDSREGLSAEEKKQLHTGSAEGKRTDSMMILHVGSNGDTLVSLPRDSDVEIPTFVGSESGKTYKGTGRHTKLNAAYATDGPELLVRTVEFNTGLRIDHYVEIGFAGFANIVDAVGGVEITIDKGFKDKYSGADFQAGKQTLNGEEALAFVRTRHAFAASDLERTKNQQKFLAALAHEVATPTTVLNPFALYPTMSAGLDSLIVDKDMGLYDLGSMFFAMKGVNGGDGTSLNMPISGSSGGNLVWDKAKVKQLVSELNNDEKVTVTGN, from the coding sequence ATGAACGATTGGCCCGAGGGACGGTCCGACAGCGACCGCGGCAACCGGTACGGCGGCGGCAGCGCGAACGCGCAGCCCGAGAGCCCGCGCGTCATGCGGCAGGTCCGGCGCGGCCCGGCCGCCCCGCCGCGGGGCGCCGGAGTCCCGCCGCAGCCGTCGTACGTGAACGGTCAGGGGTACGGCGACTACACCAACGCCCAGAACACCGGGTACGACAGCGGCTACAGCTCGGGCCAGGTCTACGGCGGCGGGGGCGACTCCGGCGGGCCGGGGTCCTTCGACACCCGCGCCCCGCGTCCCGCGCCGAACTGGCGCCGTCGTATCAAGTGGACGGCGATCACCGTCCTGACCGTGCTGGTCGTGACGTCGGTGGGCACCTACATCTGGGCCGACGGCAAGCTGAAGCGCGAGGTCGACCTGTCCAAGGTCATCGACCGGCCCGAGGGGGGCGACGGGACGAACTACCTGATCGTCGGCTCCGACAGCCGCGAGGGCCTGTCCGCCGAGGAGAAGAAGCAGCTGCACACCGGCTCCGCCGAGGGCAAGCGCACGGACTCGATGATGATCCTGCACGTCGGCTCCAACGGAGACACGCTGGTCTCGCTGCCGCGCGACTCCGACGTGGAGATCCCGACGTTCGTCGGCTCCGAGTCCGGCAAGACGTACAAGGGCACCGGCCGGCACACGAAGCTGAACGCCGCCTACGCGACGGACGGCCCCGAGCTGCTGGTGCGCACGGTCGAGTTCAACACCGGTCTGCGCATCGACCACTACGTGGAGATCGGCTTCGCCGGCTTCGCGAACATCGTGGACGCGGTCGGCGGTGTCGAGATCACCATCGACAAGGGGTTCAAGGACAAGTACTCGGGCGCCGACTTCCAGGCGGGCAAGCAGACGCTGAACGGCGAGGAGGCGCTCGCCTTCGTCCGCACCCGGCACGCCTTCGCCGCGTCCGACCTGGAGCGCACGAAGAACCAGCAGAAGTTCCTCGCGGCCCTCGCCCACGAGGTGGCGACCCCGACCACGGTCCTGAACCCCTTCGCGCTCTACCCGACGATGAGCGCGGGCCTGGACTCGCTCATCGTCGACAAGGACATGGGGCTCTACGACCTGGGGTCCATGTTCTTCGCGATGAAGGGCGTCAACGGCGGCGACGGCACCTCGCTGAACATGCCGATCTCCGGCTCCTCCGGCGGCAACCTCGTCTGGGACAAGGCGAAGGTGAAGCAGCTGGTGAGCGAGTTGAACAACGACGAGAAGGTCACCGTCACGGGCAACTGA
- a CDS encoding UDP-glucose dehydrogenase family protein, with protein MALKITVIGTGYLGATHAAAMAELGFEVLALDVVPEKIAMLERGETPMYEPGLEELLRRHVPGFEGSSGRLRFTQDWAEVGAFGDVHFVCVNTPQKHGEYACDMSYVESAVGSLAPHLTRPALVVGKSTVPVGSADRLARTIAELAPAGADAELAWNPEFLREGFAVQDTLHPDRIVVGVRSERSEALLRQVYETPIGEGSPFVVTDFPTAELVKTSANSFLATKISFINAMAEVCEAAGGDVAKLAEAIGYDDRIGKKFLRAGIGFGGGCLPKDIRAFMARAGELGADQALTFLREIDSINMRQRGQMVELARQALGGGSFLGKRVAVLGATFKPDSDDVRDSPALNVAGQIHLQGGQVTVYDPKGMENARKVFPTLGYADSALEAVRGADVVLHLTEWREFRDLDPAELGEVVSARLVLDGRNALDPVLWRKAGWTYRAMGRPTA; from the coding sequence ATGGCCCTCAAGATCACCGTGATCGGCACCGGCTATCTCGGCGCCACGCACGCCGCGGCCATGGCCGAACTGGGCTTCGAGGTGCTCGCTCTCGATGTGGTGCCGGAGAAGATCGCGATGCTCGAACGCGGCGAGACCCCGATGTACGAGCCGGGGCTCGAGGAGCTGCTGCGCCGGCACGTCCCCGGCTTCGAGGGGTCCAGCGGGCGGCTGCGCTTCACGCAGGACTGGGCCGAGGTGGGCGCCTTCGGCGATGTCCACTTCGTCTGCGTGAACACTCCGCAGAAGCACGGCGAGTACGCGTGCGACATGTCGTACGTCGAGTCCGCCGTCGGCTCCCTGGCCCCCCATCTGACGCGGCCCGCGCTCGTCGTCGGCAAGTCGACGGTGCCGGTGGGCTCGGCCGACCGGCTGGCCCGGACGATCGCGGAGCTCGCGCCGGCCGGCGCGGACGCCGAGCTCGCCTGGAACCCGGAGTTCCTGCGCGAGGGGTTCGCCGTCCAGGACACCCTGCACCCGGACCGCATCGTCGTCGGGGTGCGCAGCGAGCGGTCCGAGGCGCTGCTGCGGCAGGTCTACGAGACGCCGATCGGCGAGGGCTCGCCGTTCGTGGTCACCGACTTCCCCACCGCCGAGCTGGTGAAGACCTCGGCGAACTCCTTCCTCGCCACCAAGATCTCCTTCATCAACGCGATGGCGGAGGTCTGCGAGGCCGCCGGTGGCGACGTCGCGAAGCTGGCCGAGGCCATCGGCTACGACGACCGGATCGGGAAGAAGTTCCTGCGGGCCGGGATCGGGTTCGGCGGCGGCTGTCTGCCCAAGGACATCCGGGCCTTCATGGCCCGTGCGGGCGAGCTCGGCGCCGACCAGGCGCTGACCTTCCTGCGGGAGATCGACTCCATCAACATGCGTCAGCGCGGGCAGATGGTCGAGCTGGCGCGGCAGGCGCTCGGCGGCGGCTCGTTCCTGGGCAAGCGGGTGGCGGTGCTCGGCGCGACCTTCAAGCCGGACTCCGACGACGTACGGGACTCGCCCGCCCTGAACGTCGCCGGGCAGATCCATCTCCAGGGCGGCCAGGTCACGGTGTACGACCCGAAGGGGATGGAGAACGCGCGCAAGGTCTTCCCGACGCTCGGCTACGCGGACTCGGCCCTGGAGGCCGTCCGGGGCGCCGACGTCGTGCTGCACCTCACGGAGTGGCGGGAGTTCCGCGACCTCGACCCGGCGGAGCTCGGCGAGGTCGTCTCGGCCCGGCTGGTCCTCGACGGGCGCAACGCGCTCGACCCGGTCCTGTGGCGCAAGGCCGGATGGACGTACCGGGCGATGGGCCGCCCGACCGCGTAG
- a CDS encoding acyl-CoA dehydrogenase yields the protein MAGSADFDLYRPSEEHDMLRDAIRSLSEAKIAPFAAAVDEDARFPQEALDALVASDLHAVHVPESYGGAGADALATVIVIEEVARVCVSSSLIPAVNKLGSLPVILSGSEDLKKKYLAPLAKGDAMFSYALSEPDAGSDAAGMRTKAVRDGDHWILNGVKRWITNAGVSEYYTVMAVTDPTKRSKGISAFVVEKSDPGVSFGAPEKKLGIKGSPTREVYFDNVRIPADRMIGEEGTGFATAMKTLDHTRITIAAQALGVAQGAFDYAKGYVQERKQFGKPIADFQGIQFMLADMAMKIEAARQLTYAAAAKSERLDADLTFQGAAAKCFASDVAMEVTTDAVQLLGGYGYTRDYPVERMMRDAKITQIYEGTNQVQRIVMARNLP from the coding sequence TTGGCCGGATCGGCTGACTTCGACCTGTACCGCCCGTCCGAGGAGCACGACATGCTCCGTGACGCCATCCGCTCGCTCTCCGAGGCGAAGATCGCGCCGTTCGCCGCAGCGGTGGACGAGGACGCCCGGTTCCCGCAGGAGGCGCTCGACGCCCTCGTGGCGAGCGACCTGCACGCGGTGCACGTTCCCGAGTCGTACGGCGGCGCCGGCGCGGACGCCCTCGCCACGGTGATCGTGATCGAGGAGGTCGCCCGCGTCTGCGTGTCCTCCTCGCTGATCCCGGCGGTGAACAAGCTGGGCTCCCTGCCGGTGATCCTCTCCGGCTCCGAGGACCTGAAGAAGAAGTACCTGGCGCCGCTCGCCAAGGGCGACGCGATGTTCTCGTACGCCCTCTCCGAGCCGGACGCCGGCTCGGACGCGGCCGGCATGAGGACCAAGGCGGTCCGCGACGGCGACCACTGGATCCTGAACGGCGTGAAGCGCTGGATCACCAACGCCGGCGTGAGCGAGTACTACACGGTCATGGCCGTGACGGACCCCACCAAGCGCAGCAAGGGCATCTCCGCCTTCGTCGTCGAGAAGTCCGACCCGGGTGTCTCCTTCGGCGCCCCGGAGAAGAAGCTCGGCATCAAGGGCTCCCCGACCCGCGAGGTCTACTTCGACAACGTCCGCATCCCGGCCGACCGCATGATCGGCGAGGAGGGCACGGGCTTCGCGACGGCGATGAAGACGCTGGACCACACCCGTATCACGATCGCCGCGCAGGCCCTCGGTGTCGCCCAGGGCGCCTTCGACTACGCCAAGGGCTACGTCCAGGAGCGCAAGCAGTTCGGCAAGCCGATCGCCGACTTCCAGGGCATCCAGTTCATGCTCGCCGACATGGCGATGAAGATCGAGGCGGCCCGTCAGCTGACGTACGCGGCGGCGGCCAAGTCCGAGCGCCTCGACGCCGACCTCACCTTCCAGGGCGCGGCCGCGAAGTGCTTCGCCTCGGACGTGGCGATGGAGGTCACCACGGACGCGGTCCAGCTCCTCGGCGGCTACGGCTACACCCGCGACTACCCGGTCGAGCGCATGATGCGCGACGCCAAGATCACGCAGATCTACGAGGGCACGAACCAGGTCCAGCGCATCGTGATGGCCAGGAACCTTCCGTAA